The window gtaggtcgtgcctcacaaaccttattgagtttttcgagaaggtgaccaaacaggtggatgagggtaaagcagtggatgtggtctatatggatttcagtaaggcgtttgataaggttccccatggtaggctattgcagaaaatacggaagtatgggattgaaggtgatttaatgctttggatcagaaattggctagctgaaagaagacagaaggtggtggttgatggcaaatgttcatcctggagtttagttactcgtggtgtaccgcaaggatctgttttggggccacttctgtttgtcatttttataaatgacctggatgagggtgtagaagggtgagttagtaaatttgcggatgacacgaaggtcggtggagttgtggatagtgccgaaggatgttgtaggttacagagggacatagataggctgcagaactgggctgagagatggcaaatggagtttaatgcggaaaagtgtgaggtgattcactttggaaggagtaacaggaatgcagagtactgggctaatgggaagattcttggcagtgtagatgagcagagagatcttggtgtccaggtacataaatccctgaaagttgccacccaggttaatagggctgttaagaaggcatatggtgtgttagcttttattagtagggggatcgggtttcggagccacgaggtcatgctgcagctgtacaaaactctggtgcggccgcacctctagtattgcgtgcagttctggtcaccgcattataggaaggatgtggaagctttggaaagggtgcagaggagatttactaggatgttgcctggtatggagggaaggtcttacgaggaaaggctgagggacttgaggttgttttcgttagagagaaggaggaggagaagtgacttaatagagacatataagatcatcagagggttagatagggtagatagtgagagtctttttcctcggatggtgatggcaaacacgaggggacatagcttttcgttgaggggtgatagatataggacagatgtcagaggtagtttctttactcagagagtagtaggggcgtggaacgccctgcgtgcaacagtagtagactcgccagctttaagggcatttaaatggtcattggatagacatatggatgaaaatggaatagtttaggtcagatggtttcacaggtcggcgcaacatcgagggccgaaaggcctgtactgcgctgtaatgttctctgttctatgttctatgtatcttTATTCCTCTGTATAATTCTGTCTCTTCGTGTCCttgcatttctctctgtctctctctctctctcagactgtcacacacactctctgtcaatctctctatTATTGATCTAACAATCATGCTCGAATTTTATAAATCACCGGttaggtctcaactggagtattgtggacaattctggcacTACACGTCAGGAAAAACGTGTGCCTTAGAAAGATTACAGAGGGGTTTACGAGATGTTCTGAGGGATGAGGTGTGCGTTATGAGGGGAAGTTggtaaagttaggactgttctacttggagcagggaaggttaagaggtgatctcaGAGGATTATAAGATGATGAGAAGTTTGgatagagtagataaagaaaaaactattccctctgggtcTGGAACCAGTGGTCAGAGATGCTCAATCATTGGAGAAAGATCGAGTCAGGGATGGGggtgatgaggagaaatattttcactcagagttTTTGGGATCTGGAACATGatacctgagaatgtgatggaagctgattccatcaaTAATTGTAAAAGGGAGCTGGAtgggtatttgaggatcaggaacttacagggttatggggaccaAAAAGCAGGGATATGGGACTGAGCACGACTGCTCTTTCAGTGAGCCAGTACAGCCATAATGGGCTAAATTGTTAGAAATTAGAAATATGCCTAATATGCATATATAATCAGCTTGGAATAGCTACAGGATGAGGTTAGTGCTGTAAGTTTTTGTTTTACTGAAAGCTGCTTAAATTTCCTTTCTCCAGAAATGAATGATTATTTTTAGCGAAGGATGGTTAGCCCAAATAAGGAGCCAAATTGTGTAGCTGCATTACTAAATAGCCCTAATTCAAAGCTGTGCTCGAATCTCCATTTAACCTTTACTGTGTGAGAGCAGAAGTTCTCTCTCGTGAACCATCTTGTGTTCCAATATTCTGATCAGGAATTGGAACAGTGAGACTGGGTGGCTGGCCTTCTGAACAGCTCTGAGTATAAATAAATCATAACAGACAGATATCAACAATAAAGCCCTGAAAGTTAGTTTGAAGGACAAAAATGGCACTTAAGGAAGTTGTGGGACTGATCATGGAGACAGGGCAGGAAGAGGTAAGGAAGGCAGTTCTGAAGCTAATGTAAAGACCTGGTTGATCAAGGATGGAAGGTATGTGCAAAGGCTACAACAGGTCACGGAACATAGAAGGTAACTTAAGGGCGGGCTTTTACTCCATATTTCAAAAAAGGAACTTGACATGTCATTGGATACCTTGTATGAAGGGGAACTTTTATAGATCAATGAGATCTTGTCAATAATGAACCCCAGGTTCACCCCTGAAAACAACATAAAGTGAAGGGTTTTGCAAGGCATCAGTGCAGTTAACGGTGAAGAGGGACTCTCAAGGGCAGATCCTTGCTGACTTTGGTCTAATACTCCTGGGCAGTTCGAGCAGAAATTGTGAGAAGAAGCAAGGCACTGAGaaaagagaaagcaggaaaagaAAAGTCATCCTGGTCGACATGGATCAGTATTCACTGCTTGTCATTGTCATTATGTTTGTGCTGTATAACTAGTATATTATATTCTGCCTCAACTCCAATTAAACTCACAATATTCAAAATATTGGTTGCAGTTGAACCCGAATCATTGATTAGATAATTGATAACAGCAACAAAGTGTGCTTCAATTAAAGTCTAACAAAATGgcgtccttctctgctgtaagtttctatgatagaTGGATATTTATCTATCTTCTACCTATCAAATTATCTATTTATTTATCATCCACCTAATGCTTTTATCGTCTATACAAGCACCCTTCATCCTTATCTCCATTGATGTGAAGAGCCCTCATTCTGATCAGATCTACGGAAACCACTGTGGTTGGCAGCTTTGCCCATTCTGCTGTGGGTCcagggcaggtttaattgaagtccAGCTGAGCTCTTTAGTGTTGCCTTTTTGGAGAAACAATTCATTAATTATCTGCAGAATAAGTCCTGCCTCAATGGTTCAGagtatcaataaaatataatctcagaatcagatttcagATCATTACAGGGCTCTGTATTGATAATATAAAATGTGCTTTCTATCCTATGGTGAGTGTAGGGGACGGAATATGAAATGGGTTTTAGTTCCAGTGTTGGAAATCCTTCAGCTTCTTCTATGATTTAATTaaattaacaatgagattgaaagggtatttgacTGCactcttcagctcttctctgaatctAGTCTGGGttacagcgtaaatacacgtgttggtgcaggaactgagaacctgcagcatcaatgatgtgtgatctgtgatgaaatgagggtcagtgtaggaggaatattgCCAAGTATCGGTAATTCGTGCATAAATGCTGTACACAAGCCGGATCACCCATAACAGGAGAAaaatgccggatatactgaagagtaaaatgattgatttccttcggctctccatctctggatccttgtgattctctcctttGCTGCGGCCTTGGAGCCCTCTCCGGACTCTACTGCTcactaaaatacgtctgactgtcagaacattgagcagcaaaatcagaaaaaacggggcacaaggggttaaaatgtagtgaaaTAATTCAAATACAGCCCATGTTGGGGAAGTGTAGAAGCTCAGTTTAACAACACAACCCCAGGGAACGTTATCAATTATATATGCAGGTTCATATTGAAAGTACCAAGGGAGagactcgaaacagcccagcacactcactgttcccagaaccacggccgctgttttctcagtgcaatattttgttttcagcttctcacaacaaatggccacaaatcgatcaaaggtgaaagcaactgtgagccagacagaaaccacCGTGGCTACAAACTTCAAGGTGATAATGAGACTCGACactggagtaatgttcaggaatgtatctgggaaataaattggaaGAGTCCATCTCAATATAGGATCAGTGATaacaaccaggagatcagccactgccattcccaccaggtagagagtgatacatttggagagaccgcactttcctcgggacaggatcacaatcgccaccaagttaactggaagagagaaaaaaggaagcagagaaattactggtcAGACATGaaccaaagcagcagtttgacatgaTCTGGGGTGAAATTTCCATCTTTGTTGCTGCATTGAATGGTAAAATCTGACCCATTGACCTGGGCAGCACTTACCCACAGAGAAATTACTAAAACACAATTatcaataatgaattgggaaatcgatacagaaagtgaataaagttagCACTGGATCCACTGAAAGGGCTGAGTGAGGGGGCAGTGCCAATGTGGAAATGCGAAGGTGTTTTACTGAGTAGGATCCCAATGGGTTAAATCAAGTTTTGGGGCACCAGGCTGACAGCCAGGAAGTTTTGGGGAAGGGGCAATGGTTTGATGCTCTG of the Heterodontus francisci isolate sHetFra1 chromosome 40, sHetFra1.hap1, whole genome shotgun sequence genome contains:
- the LOC137353185 gene encoding probable G-protein coupled receptor 139, translating into MEYPVMFQIERIYYPILAAVGVPVNLVAIVILSRGKCGLSKCITLYLVGMAVADLLVVITDPILRWTLPIYFPDTFLNITPVSSLIITLKFVATVVSVWLTVAFTFDRFVAICCEKLKTKYCTEKTAAVVLGTVSVLGCFESLPWYFQYEPAYIIDNVPWGCVVKLSFYTSPTWAVFELFHYILTPCAPFFLILLLNVLTVRRILVSSRVRRGLQGRSKGENHKDPEMESRRKSIILLFSISGIFLLLWVIRLVYSIYARITDTWQYSSYTDPHFITDHTSLMLQVLSSCTNTCIYAVTQTRFREELKSAVKYPFNLIVNLIKS